The proteins below come from a single Haemorhous mexicanus isolate bHaeMex1 chromosome 20, bHaeMex1.pri, whole genome shotgun sequence genomic window:
- the BPTF gene encoding nucleosome-remodeling factor subunit BPTF isoform X4, with amino-acid sequence MRGRRGRPPKQQQPAAAAAPASAPAPAGPIGGLRSRQRGSSRGRWAAAAQAETAGPKQKGAGAAQASSPAAAASPRGGGKRKAGGGGSSTPGGGGSGGKGRGRAGAAGAGGGGGAGGSCNSQGRAASSRRSISKVVYDDHESEEEEESMVSEEEEEEGDPEDNQDSEEEEEEIMEEEDDDDSDYPEEMEDEDDASYCTESSFRSHSTYSSTPGRRRQRAHRPRSPILEEKDIPPLEFPKSSEDLMVPSEHIMNVIAIYEVLRNFGTVLRLSPFRFEDFCAALVSQEQCTLMAEMHIVLLKAVLREEDTSNTTFGPADLKDSVNSTLYFIDGMTWPEVLRVYCESDKEYHHVLPYQETEDYPYGPVENKIKVLQFLVDQFLTTNIAREELMSEGVIQYDDHCRVCHKLGDLLCCETCSAVYHLECVKPPLEEVPEDEWQCEVCVAHQVPGVTDCVAEIQKNKPYIRHEPIGYDRHRRKYWFLNRRIIIEEDSESEKDKKIWYYSTKIQLAELIECLDKDYWEADLCKTLDEMREEVHRHMDVTEDLTNKARGSNKSFLSAANDEILDIIRARKGEIVEDKNTGDEEAEKAKSDVDNDQTDAERDKEESGDQDKIEETQSEQDVEKEKTEGENSCSEGKDAVGCQSETLDSNNVAEKKVASELPLELSEETGQMIPSSGSAAPPQADVENSSVSELGSGQNDSIKTLDDAENAERGSQASEDIGEKSNGDRSDSPGAGKGTPGSTRMLTRLRNPDSKLSQMKSQQVAAAANEANKLYKETREVLVVNSQGEVSRVSTKKDVVIKGNINNYFKLGQEGKYRVYHNQYATNSFALNKHQHREDHDKRRHLSHKFCLTPAGEFKWNGSVHGSKVLTISTLRLTIIQLENNIPASFLHPNWASHRSNWIKAVQMCSKPREFALALAILECAIKPVVMLPIWRESLGHTRLRRMTAIEREEKEKVKKKERKQEEEETMQQATWVKYTFPVKHQVWKQKGEEYRVTGYGGWSWISKTHVHRFMPKLPGNTNANYRKLLSTKSEDEKCNLDKRKGTAKVKPERDRAKDSRDLQAKDKADVSETLEKVQVKEEKLREDKLEVDTVSENLGHAKDTVEKDMDGENDKVIKEEPMDVDDVKIESSIKDEESHCKRDIINVSEGFHLRTCYKRKVKSSKLDGLLERRIKQFTLEEKQRLEKMRLEAGAKTGGIRSVSPQKNTDELQARNGKEGSQFGSPSQDQSYISDKTQAEDAEQDCLPISSISSTKTGDEDESFLPLSNRLSKEGQLLDENSPQSSEGDSSVQNDGRENNPAPSTADKCQGQEALGESESSLVDGLKQTSAEGRIKWDGSETTEKSLKQKLPITRVSQRELENLGPVVPESSCRRDAVGTLEKSDSEGNSEQQSKDPENNCMIKSHMETMSSQESEMEEEIAPVKTESKSEKMIFHQKSANKDLEPFKTGLISERNLESQSLEHMDGENDNKDILSSKLTEANGRKKGQELKVETGTMNKYLDQTNVNTITDKKNNIDEETETEKEKSSFQMNGKDNDIKALSHDDCLVKNACEAKAGGDIEPKVNNINKAIPEHEIKPLTFKESSVKPFMNGDIMGEDTKDKNNVDSKSHLQSSPESESGESPADEVPKCMQKSEENQLSPERSASVGSASLPTQPVCKENNLNSETESMETEASEEKKVAPSPVTSCEESSLSSHFADQNGVQAYKMENINGESKMKTVITEVTTTTSTVSTESKTVFKVAETGAASDERTTVVSSTENCAISTVTTTTTVTKLTTPASESNSDVISVQEHSKTVVTTTVTDSLTTPEGTLVTSMTVSKEYSTKDKVKLMKFTRPKKTRSGTALPSYRKFVTKSSKKSIFVLPNDDLKKLARRGGIREVPYFNYNAKPALDIWPYPSPRPTFGITWRYRLQTVKSLAGVSLMLRLLWACLKWDDMAAKAPPGGGTTRTETTETEITTTEIIKRRDVGPYGIRSEYCIRKVICPIGVPEAPKETPTPQRKGLRSSALRPKRPETPKQTGPVIMETWVAEEELELWEIRAFAERVEKEKAQAVEQQAKVSEQKKAEEFKAQLEAQLKHQRLAAQQKRLEQQKQIPAGGVVPAATTASSTAATVSTPQKVVVGPLTGPVPTGTKVVLTTKVGSPATVTFQQNKNFHQTFATWVKQGQSSTATSTAATSATTIASTGQTFQLSGSPVTMAGKVITKLPLPANSKIVAVNVPSTQGGVVQVQQKVLGIIPSTTGASQTFTSFQPRTATVTIRPNTTGTLGTTSTSQVVQGTPLRPGMTVIRTPLQQSTLGKAIIRTPVVVQQGILPASQTQQVVTQIIRGQPVSTAVSSTSTASSSTGQKTITSSGTAPQQVQPQTPAPPPRPQQGQVKLTMAQLTQLTQGQGGSQGLTVVIQGQGQTTGQLQLIPQGVTVIPGPGQQLMQAAMPNGTIQRFLFTPLPAAATTASTTTTTVSTSTSAAGEAKPALQAPPAPAVPAGQGQPQGQPTAQPAGPQPQGAQAEAQSQPEAPGDSAAPPEAQPSKSPAQSPAQAPGLSPAPGPMQPPPAGLAPGQAQAQHPAQVVMKQNAVIEHLKQKKTLTPAEREENQRMIVCNQVMKYILDKIDKEEKQAAKKRKREESVEQKRSKQNATKLSALLFKHKEQLKAEILKKRALLDKDLQIEVQEELKKDLTKIKKEKERAQAAAAAAAAAAAAAAAAAPPPPPPVPPAPPQLPAASVTSSSSTTVPVPVSSQKRKREEEKDSSASKSKKKKMISTTSKETKKDTKLYCICKTPYDESKFYIGCDLCTNWYHGECVGITEKEAKKMDVYICNECKRAQEGSSEELYCICRTPYDESQFYIGCDRCQNWYHGRCVGILQSEADLIDEYVCPQCQSTEDAMTVLSPLTDKDYEGLRRVLRSLQAHKMAWPFLEPVDPNDAPDYYGVIKEPMDLATMEERILKRYYKKVTEFVADMTKIFDNCRYYNPSDSPFYQCAEVLESFFVQKLKGFKASRSHNNKLQSTAS; translated from the exons GTAGGAGAAGACAGAGAGCACATCGTCCTCGTTCTCCAATATTGGAAGAAAAAGATATCCCACCCTTGGAGTTTCCTAAATCCTCAGAGGACTTAATGGTGCCTAGTGAGCATATAATGAATGTTATTGCCATCTATGAGGTACTAAGGAACTTTGGCACTGTTTTGCGCCTCTCTCCTTTTCGTTTTGAGGacttctgtgctgctctggtaAGTCAAGAGCAGTGCACACTTATGGCAGAGATGCATATAGTGCTGTTAAAAGCAGTTTTACGTGAAGAAGACACTTCAAATACTACCTTTGGACCTGCTGACCTCAAAGATAGCGTTAATTCCACTTTGTATTTCATAGATGGAATGACGTGGCCAGAGGTTCTGCGGGTATATTGTGAGAGTGACAAGGAATACCATCATGTTCTTCCTTACCAAGAGACAGAGGACTATCCTTATGGACCAGTAGAGAATAAAATCAAAGTTCTGCAGTTCTTAGTGGATCAGTTTCTTACCACAAACATTGCACGTGAGGAGTTAATGTCAGAAGGTGTTATTCAGTATGATGATCATTGTAGGGTTTGTCACAAACTCGGGGATTTGCTTTGCTGTGAGACTTGCTCGGCCGTGTACCACTTGGAGTGTGTGAAGCCCCCCCTGGAGGAGGTGCCCGAAGACGAGTGGCAGTGCGAGGTCTGCGTGGCACATCAGGTGCCTGGAGTGACTGACTGTGTGGCTGAaatccaaaaaaacaaaccGTACATCCGCCACGAGCCCATCGGCTACGACAGGCACCGGCGGAAATACTGGTTCCTCAACAGGAGGATCATCAT AGAGGAAGATTCAGAAAGTGAGAAGGATAAGAAAATCTGGTACTACAGCACAAAGATCCAGCTGGCAGAGTTGATTGAATGCCTGGACAAGGATTACTGGGAGGCTGACCTATGCAAAACCCTAGACGAGATGCGTGAAGAAGTTCATCGGCACATGGATGTGACAGAGGACCTTACAAACAAAGCAAGGGGCAGCAACAAGTCTTTCCTTTCTGCAGCAAATG ATGAAATTTTGGACATTATCAGagcaagaaaaggagaaatagtGGAAGATAAAAACACAGGAGAtgaggaagcagaaaaggccaAAAGTGATGTTGATAATGACCAGACAGATGCTGAGAGAGACAAGGAAGAATCTGGAGACCAAGATAAAATTGAGGAAACACAGAGTGAGCAAGatgtggaaaaagagaaaacagaag GAGAGAATAGTTGCTCTGAAGGGAAGGACGCAGTGGGGTGTCAGTCAGAAACCCTTGATAGCAACAACGTGGCAGAGAAGAAGGTGGCATCAGAGCTCCCTCTGGAACTCTCAG AAGAAACTGGTCAGATGATCCCCAGCAGTGGTTCTGCTGCACCTCCACAGGCAGATGTTGAGAACAGCAGTGTCAGCGAGCTGGGCTCTGGCCAGAATGACTCCATTAAGACTCTTGATGATGCTGAAAATGCAGAGAGGGGATCCCAGGCTTCAGAGGATATAG GAGAGAAATCCAATGGTGACAGAAGTGATTCTCCAGGTGCAGGGAAGGGCACACCAGGCTCGACACGGATGCTCACCAGATTGAGAAATCCAGATAGCAAACTGAGCCAGATGAAAAGCCAGCAggttgctgctgcagcaaatgAAGCAAACAAGTTATATAAAGAAACCAGAGAG gTTCTGGTGGTCAACTCTCAAGGCGAAGTGTCCCGAGTGAGCACCAAGAAGGACGTTGTGATTAAAGGAAATATCAACAACTATTTCAaactggggcaggaggggaagtACCGTGTGTATCACAATCAGTATGCCACCAATTCCTTTGCTCTGAAcaagcaccagcacagggaggaccACGACAAGAGGCGACACCTCTCACACAAATTCTGCCTGACCCCAGCTGGAGAGTTCAAGTGGAATGGTTCTGTGCATGGCTCCAAAGTTCTCACCATATCCACCCTGAGGCTGACCATTATTCAGCTAGAAAATAATATCCCAGCATCCTTCCTTCACCCTAATTGGGCTTCCCACAG GTCTAACTGGATTAAGGCTGTTCAGATGTGCAGCAAACCCAGAGAATTTGCACTAGCACTGGCTATTTTGGAGTGTGCAATCAAACCAGTTGTCATGCTGCCCATCTGGCGGGAATCCTTGGGGCATACGAg ATTACGCAGAATGACAGCAatagaaagagaagaaaaggagaaagtgaaaaaaaaagagagaaaacaagaagaagaagaaacaatGCAGCAAGCTACATGGGTGAAATACACATTTCCTGTCAAACACCAG gtttggaaacaaaaaggagaGGAATATAGAGTAACAGGATatggaggctggagctggattAGTAAAACCCATGTCCACAGGTTTATGCCCAAACTGCCAGGAAATACTAATGCAAATTACAGAAAATTGCTATCAA CAAAGAGCGAAGATGAAAAATGCAACTTGGATAAACGAAAAGGTACAGCTAAGGTAAAAccagagagagacagagcaaAGGATTCTCGAGATCTGCAAGCAAAAGACAAAGCAGATGTTTCAGAAACCTTGGAGAAAGTAcaagtaaaagaagaaaagttgcGTGAAGACAAATTAGAAGTTGACACAGTTTCTGAAAACTTAGGTCATGCAAAAGACACAG TGGAAAAAGACATGGATGGTGAAAATGATAAAGTCATCAAAGAAGAACCTATGGATGTGGATGATGTGAAAATTGAATCCTCCATAAAAGATGAGGAAAGTCATTGTAAGCGGGATATAATCAATGTCAGTGAGGGATTTCATTTAAGGACTTGCTACAAAAGGAAAGTAAAATCATCAAAATTAGATGGACTCCTGGAGCGGCGAATCAAGCAGTTTACGCTGGAGGAAAAACAGCGTCTAGAAAAGATGAGGCTGGAGGCTGGTGCTAAAACTGGGGGTATTCGGTCTGTGAGCCCCCAGAAAAACACAGATGAGCTACAAGCCAGGAATGGGAAAGAAGGAAGCCAGTTTGGCTCTCCTTCCCAGGATCAAAGCTACATCTCAGACAAGACCCAAGCTGAAGATGCAGAACAGGACTGTTTGCCCATCAGCAGCATTTCCTCTACCAAAACTGGGGATGAAGATGAATCATTTTTGCCTTTGTCAAACAGGCTCTCAAAAgaggggcagctgctggatgAGAACTCCCCTCAATCCTCTGAAGGAGACAGCTCTGTTCAGAATGATGGCAGAGAAAACAACCCTGCGCCTTCGACTGCTGATAAGTGTCAAGGACAAGAGGCTCTTGGAGAGTCTGAGAGCTCCTTAGTGGATGGCTTGAAACAAACCAGTGCAGAAGGCAGAATCAAATGGGATGGTTcagaaacaactgaaaaatCCTTGAAACAAAAGCTACCTATTACCAGAGTTTCTCAGCGAGAACTTGAAAACTTAGGGCCAGTGGTACCTGAGAGCAGCTGTAGAAGAGATGCTGTGGGCACTCTTGAAAAATCAGACTCAGAAGGGAATTCTGAACAGCAAAGCAAAGATCCAGAAAACAACTGTATGATAAAAAGCCATATGGAAACCATGTCCTCTCAAGAAAGTGAAATGGAGGAAGAAATTGCTCCCGTAAAGACTGAAAGTAAATCTGAAAAGATGATATTTCACCAAAAATCAGCTAATAAAGATCTAGAACCATTTAAAACAGGGCTGATTTCTGAAAGAAACCTTGAAAGTCAAAGTCTGGAACACATGGATGGGGAAAATGATAACAAAGATATACTGAGCTCTAAACTGACAGAGGCTAATGGTCGAAAGAAAGGTCAGGAACTGAAAGTGGAGACAGGTACCATGAACAAATATCTTGATCAGACAAATGTAAATACTATTACTGACAAAAAGAATAATATAGATGAAGAAactgagacagaaaaagaaaaatcatcatttcaAATGAATGGAAAAGACAATGACATTAAAGCATTATCACATGATGACTGCTTAGTGAAAAATGCCTGTGAAGCTAAGGCAGGGGGTGATATTGAACCAAAagttaataatattaataaagcCATTCCAgaacatgaaataaaaccacTGACTTTTAAAGAATCTTCAGTAAAACCATTCATGAATGGTGACATCATGGGAGAGGACACAAAGGATAAAAATAATGTGGACTCAAAGTCACATCTGCAGAGTTCACCTGAGTCTGAGTCTGGAGAGAGTCCAGCAGATGAAGTGCCCAAGTGTATGCAGAAAAGTGAAGAAAACCAGCTTTCTCCTGAGAGATCTGCCAGTGTGggctctgcttccctgccaaCACAGCCTGTCTGTAAAGAAAATAACCTGAACAGTGAAACAGAATCTATGGAAACTGAAGCAAGTGAGGAGAAGAAAGTTGCTCCATCTCCTGTAACCTCATGTGAGGAATCCAGCTTGAGCAGTCACTTTGCTGACCAGAATGGGGTACAGGcatataaaatggaaaatattaatggagaaagtaaaatgaaaactgtTATTACTGAAGTGACTACCACAACCTCAACTGTGTCCACAGAGTCCAAAACGGTGTTTAAGGTTGCAGAGACTGGAGCTGCCAGTGATGAGAGGACCACAGTTGTTTCCTCTACAGAAAACTGTGCCATCTCCACtgtcaccaccaccaccactgtcACCAAGCTCACCACTCCAGCCTCAGAGAGTAACTCTGATGTCATCTCTGTCCAGGAGCACAGTAAAACAGTGGTTACAACCACAGTCACCGACTCACTGACCACCCCAGAAGGCACATTGGTGACTTCCATGACTGTCAGCAAAGAATAttccacaaaagacaaagtgaaGTTAATGAAATTCACAAGACCCAAAAAAACTCGTTCTGGAACTGCCTTGCCATCTTACAGGAAATTTGTTAccaaaagcagtaaaaaaagcATCTTTGTTTTACCCAATGATGACTTAAAAAAGCTagccaggagaggagggatCAGAGAGGTTCCTTATTTCAATTACAATGCAAAGCCTGCCTTGGATATCTGGCCATATCCATCCCCAAGACCAACATTTGGGATCACTTGGAG GTACCGACTCCAAACAGTCAAATCATTGGCTGGAGTGAGCCTGATGTTGAGGTTATTGTGGGCTTGTCTCAAGTGGGATGATATGGCAGCAAAAGCTCCCCCTGGGGGAGGAACCACAAGGACAG AAACAACTGAAACTGAAATTACAACAACAGAAATAATCAAGCGGAGAGATGTTGGGCCGTATGGGATCCGCTCAGAGTACTGTATAAGGAAAGTCATTTGTCCCATCGGTGTACCAGAGGCTCCAaaag AAACTCCAACACCCCAGAGGAAGGGACTGCGATCAAGTGCCCTCAGGCCAAAAAGGCCAGAAACACCCAAGCAAACAGGCCCTGTTATAATGGAAACTTGGGTCGCAGAGGAGGAGTTGGAACTGTGGGAGATCAGGGCATTTGCTGAAAG ggtggagaaggaaaaggcacaGGCAGTTGAACAACAGGCTAAGGTTAGTGAACAGAAGAAGGCAGAGGAGTTCAAGGCCCAATTGGAGGCTCAGCTAAAACACCAACGTTTGGCTGCCCAGCAG AAAcggctggagcagcagaagcagatcCCTGCAGGAGGTGTGgtccctgcagccaccacagccagcagcactgcagccacagtCTCCACACCCCAGAAAGTCGTGGTGGGCCCTCTGAcaggccctgtccccacaggaacCAAAGTAGTGCTCACCACTAAAGTGGGGTCTCCAGCTACAGTAACATTCCAACAGAACAAGAATTTCCATCAAACTTTTGCTACTTGGGTTAAGCAAGGCCAGTCTTCAACAG CCACTAGCACAGCTGCCACCTCAGCCACAACCAttgccagcacagggcagaccTTCCAGCTCTCAGGCAGCCCAGTAACGATGGCAGGGAAAGTGATAACTAAGCTGCCACTCCCTGCAAACAGCAAGATTGTTGCCGTCAATGTGCCATCAACTCAAGGAG gTGTGGTTCAAGTTCAGCAAAAGGTATTGGGTATCATTCCATCAACTACAGGTGCAAGTCAAACCTTTACTTCATTCCAGCCAAGGACAGCAACTGTAACCATTAGGCCAAACACCACAGGGACGTTAGGAACGACAAGCACTTCACAA GTGGTGCAGGGGACGCCGCTGCGCCCCGGGATGACGGTGATCCGGACCCCGCTGCAGCAGTCCACCCTTGGCAAGGCCATCATTCGAACACCTGTAGTGGTGCAACAAGGTATTCTGCCAGCCA GTCAGACACAGCAAGTGGTGACTCAGATAATCAGGGGTCAGCCTGTCTCAACAGCAGTTTCTAGTACCAGCACAGCTTCTTCCAGCACTGGGCAGAAAACCATCACAAGTTCTGGGACAGCCCCTCAACAAGTTCAGCCACAGACCCCAGCACCACCCCCTCgccctcagcagggccaggtgAAGCTGACAATGGCCCAGCTCACCCAGCTCACACAGGGGCAG gGTGGCAGTCAAGGCTTAACTGTGGTAATTCAGGGACAAGGTCAAACTACTGGTCAGTTACAATTAATCCCTCAGGGTGTGACTGTAATACCTGGTCCAGGACAGCAGCTTATGCAAGCAGCTATGCCAAATGGTACAATTCAGAGATTTCTGTTCACCCCACTACCAGCAGCTGCTACTACAGCTAGCACAACTACAACCACCGTTTCTACTTCCACCTCGG CTGCAGGGGAAGCCAAGCCGGCTCTGCAGGCGCCTCCAGCACCGGCCGTGCCTgcggggcaggggcagccccagggccagcccaCGGCCCAGCCCGCGGGGCCTCAGCCCCAGGGCGCCCAGGCCGAGGCCCAGAGCCAGCCCGAGGCTCCCGGGGACTCTGCGGCCCCTCCCGAAGCTCAGCCCTCCAAGTCTCCGGCTCAgtctccagcccaggctccGGGGCTCTCTCCAGCACCAGGCCCGATGCAGCCCCCGCCCGCGGGGCTGGCCCCAGGCCAGGCCCAGGCTCAGCATCCAGCTCAG GTGGTTATGAAGCAGAATGCTGTCATAGAACATTTGAAACAGAAGAAGACACTGACTCCAgctgaaagggaagaaaatcagaG AATGATTGTGTGCAACCAAGTGATGAAATATATTCTGGATAAGAtagacaaagaagaaaaacaggcaGCTAAGAAACGGAAGCGAGAAGAGAGTGTGGAGCAGAAGCGGAGCAAACAGAACGCGACCaagctctcagctctgcttttcaagcataaggagcagctgaaagctgaaatactgaaaaaaagagcCCTTCTGGACAAAGATCTGCAGATTGAAGTGCAG GAGGAGCTAAAGAAAGACTTGActaaaattaagaaagaaaaagaaagagcccaggcagcagctgctgcagcagcagctgcagctgctgcggccgccgccgctgccccgccACCACcgccaccagtgccaccagcaccgccacagctgccagcagccagtgtcacctcctcctcctccaccactGTCCCCGTGCCAGTCTCCTCCCAGAAGAGGAAACgagaggaggagaaagattCCTCGGCTTCCAagtccaagaaaaagaaaatgatttCTACTACCTCAAAGGAAACGAAGAAGGACACAAAGCTTTACTGCATCTGTAAAACGCCTTACGACGAGTCCAA GTTCTATATTGGCTGTGATCTTTGTACTAACTGGTATCATGGAGAATGTGTTGGAATCACAGAAAAGGAGGCTAAGAAAATGGATGTGTACATCTGTAATGAGTGTAAACGGGCACAAGAGGGCAGCAGTGAGGAGTTGTACTGTATCTGCAGAACACCTTATGATGAGTCGCA ATTTTACATTGGCTGTGACCGATGCCAGAACTGGTACCACGGGCGCTGCGTGGGCATCCTGCAGAGCGAGGCCGATCTCATCGATGAGTAcgtgtgtccccagtgccagtcCACAGAGGATGCCATGACTGTGCTCAGCCCACTCACAGATAAGGACTATGAAGGCTTGAGGAGGGTCCTGCGCTCCTTGCAG GCTCACAAGATGGCATGGCCATTCCTAGAACCAGTGGATCCCAACGATGCCCCAGATTATTATGGTGTCATCAAAGAACCAATGG